In Cherax quadricarinatus isolate ZL_2023a unplaced genomic scaffold, ASM3850222v1 Contig14, whole genome shotgun sequence, one DNA window encodes the following:
- the LOC138851136 gene encoding uro-adherence factor A-like, which translates to MELFRRLICAAAVLLFISISLDLYSSFDKWVLQMEEDRELLLKDVEETSLACYSIFWKMCRFPEIRLIFNCDLYTLSQSTTSQVSPWWDPKVCPVLGTILRGYQAYQDIRHLEVVLKNNQESCQGTSSASELMMVLLLFLMLLGTYYTTLRSMVRVKNQRTFSSSCNSVAVVSGDPVCVGGDSVCVGGEHSLTNTITFLHHQPLSDAKPLPDAKPLQDAKPLSNAKPLSDTKPLLDAKPLPDAKPLSDAKPLSNAKPLSNAKPLLDAKPLPDAKPLLDAKPLLDAKPYLPDAQLLPDGQSLPDAQPLPDAQFLPDAQYLRYAQSLPDDQPLPDAQPLLDARPFHKTKPYPFQKTMYFYNSKLFPNTKPFPNTNQFPNTNPFPNTNPFPNTNPYPNTNPYPNTKPFPNTNPYPNTKPYPNTKPFPNTKPFPNTNPFPNTKPYPFQKTMYFYNSKLFPNTKPFPNTKPFPNTNPYPNTKPFPNTKPFPNTNPYPNTKPFPNTKPFPNTNPYPNTKPFHFQKTMYFYNSKLFPNTVTLPNTVTLPDTVTLPDTVTLPDTVTLPDTVTLTDTVTLPDTVTLPETVTLPDTVTLPDTVTLPETVTLPDTVTLPDTVTLPDTVTLPDTVTLPDTVTLPDTMTLPDTVTLPDTVTLPDTVTLPDTVTLPHTVTLPDTVTLPDTVTLPDTVTLPDTVTLPDTVTLPDTVTLPDTVTLPDTLTLPDTVTLPETVTLPDTVTLPDTVTLPDTVTLPDTVTLPDTVTLADTVTLPDTVTLPDTVTLPDTVTLPDTVTLPDTVTLPDTVTLPDTVTLPDTVTLPDTVTLPDTVTLPDTVTLPDTVTLPDTVTLPDTVTLPDTVTLPDTVTLPDTVTLPDTMTLLDTMALPEENQGGQEENQGGQEENQGGQEENQGGQEENQGDQEENQGGQEENQGGQEENQGGQEENQDGQEENQGGQEENQGLQEENQGGQEEKETDEEDQESWKENWCEVLRSLTWSEMTDPE; encoded by the exons ATGGAATTATTTAGAAGATTGATCTGCGCTGCAGCTGTGTTGCTGTTTATCAGTATTTCTCTTGATTTATATAGTTCCTTTGATAAATGGGTCCTACAAATGGAAGAGGACCGGGAGCTACTACTAAAGGATGTCGAGGAAACGTCCTTAGCCTGTTATTCTATTTTCTGGAAAATGTGCCGCTTCCCTGAGATAAGGTTGATTTTCAACTGCGACCTTTATACCCTATCCCAGTCCACTACAAGCCAGGTAAGTCCTTGGTGGGATCCTAAAGTTTGTCCTGTCCTGGGCACCATCTTGAGAGGATACCAGGCATACCAGGATATCAGACATTTGGAGGTGGTTCTCAAGAATAACCAAGAATCTTGCCAGGGGACTTCTTCAGCCTCCGAGCTGATGATGGTTCTCCTGCTTTTCCTAATGCTATTAGGAACGTATTACACGACTCTCAGAAGTATGGTCAGGGTTAAGAATCAAAGAACTTTTTCTAGTTCATGTAACTCTGTGGCTGTGGTGAGTGGTGACCccgtgtgtgttggtggtgactccgtgtgtgttggtggtgagcattccctcaccaacaccatcaccttcctccaccaccaacccCTCTCGGACGCCAAACCCCTCCCCGACGCCAAACCCCTCCAGGACGCCAAACCCCTCTCAAACGCCAAACCTCTCTCCGACACCAAACCCCTCCTGGACGCCAAACCCCTCCCGGACGCCAAACCCCTCTCCGACGCCAAACCCCTCTCAAACGCCAAACCCCTCTCAAACGCCAAACCCCTCCTGGACGCCAAACCCCTCCCCGACGCCAAACCCCTCCTAGACGCCAAACCCCTCCTAGACGCCAAACCGTACCTTCCTGACGCCCAACTCCTCCCAGATGGCCAATCCCTCCCAGATGCCCAACCTCTCCCAGATGCCCAATTCCTCCCCGACGCCCAATACCTCCGCTATGCCCAATCCCTCCCCGATGATCAACCCCTCCCCGATGCCCAACCCCTCCTCGACGCCAGGCCCTTCCACAAAACCAAGCCCTATCCCTTCCAGAAAACCATGTATTTCTATAACAGCAAACTCTTCCCCAACACCAAACccttccccaacaccaatcaatTCCCCAACACCAATCCCTTCCCAAACACCAATCCCTTCCCCAACACCAATCCCTACCCCAACACCAATCCCTACCCCAACACCAAACCCTTCCCCAACACCAATCCCTACCCCAACACCAAACCCTACCCCAACACCAAACCCTTTCCCAACACCAAACCCTTCCCCAACACCAATCCCTTCCCCAACACCAAGCCCTATCCCTTCCAGAAAACCATGTACTTCTATAACAGCAAACTCTTCCCCAACACCAAACCCTTCCCCAACACCAAACCCTTCCCCAACACCAATCCCTACCCCAACACCAAACCCTTCCCCAACACCAAGCCCTTCCCCAACACCAATCCCTACCCCAACACCAAACCCTTCCCCAACACCAAGCCCTTCCCCAACACCAATCCCTACCCCAACACCAAACCCTTCCACTTCCAGAAAACCATGTATTTCTATAACAGCAAACTCTTCCCCAACACCGTGACACTCCCCAACACCGTGACACTCCCCGACACCGTGACACTCCCCGACACCGTGACACTCCCCGACACCGTGACACTCCCCGACACCGTGACACTCACCGACACCGTGACACTCCCCGACACCGTGACCCTCCCCGAAACCGTGACCCTCCCCGACACCGTGACACTCCCCGACACCGTGACACTCCCCGAAACCGTGACACTCCCCGACACCGTGACACTCCCCGACACCGTGACCCTTCCCGACACCGTGACACTCCCCGACACCGTGACGCTTCCCGACACCGTGACGCTCCCCGACACCATGACACTCCCCGACACCGTGACGCTTCCCGACACCGTGACCCTCCCCGACACCGTGACACTCCCCGACACCGTGACCCTCCCCCACACCGTGACACTCCCCGACACCGTGACACTCCCCGACACCGTGACCCTCCCCGACACCGTGACCCTCCCCGACACCGTGACCCTTCCCGACACCGTGACCCTTCCCGACACCGTGACACTCCCCGACACCGTGACCCTTCCCGACACCCTGACACTCCCCGACACCGTGACCCTTCCCGAAACCGTGACACTCCCCGACACGGTGACCCTCCCCGACACCGTGACCCTCCCCGACACCGTGACCCTCCCCGACACCGTGACACTCCCCGACACCGTGACACTCGCCGACACCGTGACACTCCCCGACACCGTGACACTCCCCGACACCGTGACACTCCCCGACACCGTGACACTACCCGACACCGTGACACTCCCCGACACCGTGACACTCCCCGACACCGTGACACTCCCCGACACCGTGACACTCCCCGACACCGTGACACTCCCCGACACCGTGACACTCCCCGACACCGTGACACTCCCCGACACCGTGACACTCCCCGACACCGTGACACTACCCGACACCGTGACACTACCCGACACCGTGACACTACCCGACACCGTGACACTACCCGACACCGTGACACTACCCGACACCGTGACACTCCCCGACACCATGACCCTCCTCGACACCATGGCCCTCCCC GAGGAAAATCAAGGAGGGCAGGAGGAAAATCAAGGTGGTCAGGAGGAAAATCAAGGTGGTCAGGAGGAAAATCAAGGTGGCCAGGAGGAAAATCAAGGTGATCAGGAGGAAAATCAAGGTGGTCAGGAGGAAAATCAAGGTGGCCAGGAGGAAAATCAAGGTGGTCAGGAGGAAAATCAAGATGGTCAGGAGGAAAATCAAGGTGGCCAGGAGGAAAATCAAGGTCTCCAGGAGGAAAATCAAGGTGGCCAGGAGGAAAAAGAAACTGATGAAGAGGATCAGGAAAGTTGGAAGGAGAACTGGTGTGAAGTTTTGCGGTCACTAACCTGGAGTGAGATGACCGACCCAGAGTGA